Part of the Pseudarthrobacter sp. L1SW genome, TGATCGTGGAGAAGCTGCCTTGGGGCAACACCCTTGAAGTCACGCGCGGCGTGGAAGAGGCAATGAAGCAGCTCGAACCCGGCTTGACCGGAATCGCCGTGGACACCACCATTTTCCGGCCGGCAACGTTCATTGAGGAATCCCTCAATAACCTCGGGGTTGCCCTCCTCCTTGGCTGCCTGCTCGTCATTATGGTGTTGAGCGTCTTCCTCTTCCAGTGGCGGACGGCGCTGGTCAGCGTGCTGGCCATCCCCTTGTCGCTGGTGGCGGCGGCCCTCGTCCTTTATTGGACGGGCGGCACAGTCAACACGATGGTGCTCGCGGGGCTGGTGATTGCGGTCGGGGTGGTGGTGGACGACGCCATTATCGACGTCGAAAATATCGTCAGGCGCCTGCGGCACCACCGGGCAACCGGCGGCTCCGAAAGCACCGCGAGAGTCGTGGTCAATGCGTCGCTGGAAGTCCGGGGCCCCATCGTTTACGCAACGCTGATCATCGTGGCCGCCACGGTTCCGATCTTCTTCCTTGACGGGCTCACGGGCGCGTTCTTCCGGCCGCTGGCCACCGCCTACACACTGGCGGTCTTCGCGTCCATGCTCGTGGCGCTGACCGTCACCCCCGCCTTGGCCTACATCTTCCTCCGGAATGCCAAGCTGGAGGACAGGGATCCGCCCGTGGTCAGGGTCCTGAAGCGCTGGTACAGCAAGGCGCTCAGGCCAATCGTGCGCCGGCCTGTTCCCGGTTACCTCTCCTTGGCCGCGTTGGGCGTGGTGGGCATAGTGGCGGCGCCGCTGCTGGGCCAGTCGCTGCTCCCGTCCTTCAAGGAGCGCGATTTCCTGATGCACTGGCTCACGCAGCCCGGCACGTCCAACGCCGAAGAGGTCCGCGTCAGCCAGCTGGCCTGCAAGGAACTCATGACCATCCAGGGCGTGAACAACTGCGGGTCCCACACGGGGCAGGCGTTCAACGCCGATGAGGTGGTGGGCGTCTACTTCGGTGAGAACTGGATCAGTGTAGACCCAGGCGTGGACTACGACGCCACGCTGAAATCCGTGGAGTCGGTGGTTGCAGGCTACCCAGGCATCCAGCGCGACGTGCAGACCTACCTCAAGGAACGCATCCGTGAGGTACTCACCGGAACCGGCTATGCCGTCGTCGTCCGTGTCTATGGCGACGACCTTTCAATACTTCGCCAGGAAGCCGACAAGATCAAAGAGATCCTCGGCGGCATTGACGGAGCCATCGGTGCCAAGGTTGCGCTTCAGGCCAACATTCCGCAGATCGACGTGGAAGTGAACCTGGAGGCAGCCAACCGCTACGGCCTGAAGCCGGGCGACGTCCGTCGCGCAGCGGCCACCATGGTGGCCGGCGAAGAAGTGGGCGACATCTACCGGGACGGTAAGGCCTACGACGTCCAGGTGTGGAGCCCGCCGGAGGTCCGGACGAGTGTCACCAGCATAGAGAACCTCGTGCTGGACACGCCGTCGGGGCAGAAGATCCGGCTGGCCGATGTAGCGGCGGTTTCGGTCAAGCCCACGCCCAACGTGATTGAGCGTTCCGAGGGATCGAGGCGCATTGATGTCAGCGCCAACGTCAAGGAAGGCGACCTGGCCAAGGTAGTGGAGAAGCTGCAGAACGGCATGGAATCAATCCAGTTCCCGGTCGGCTACAGCGCAGTTGTCCTGGGTGAATATGCCGAACGGCAGGCCGCATCCCAGCGCCTGCTGCTGTACTCCATCGTCGCGGTCATTGTGGTCTACCTTCTGCTGCAGGCTGCTTTCCGGAGTTGGCGGTTGGCCACCCTGGCCATCCTGACCCTGCCGGTGGCGCTCGTGGGCGGGATTATCGCGGCACACCTCAGCGGTGGAGTCCTGTCCTTGGGTTCCCTGGTCGGCTTCCTCACCCTCATGGGGATCGCGGCCCGCAACGGCATCCTGCTCATCAACCATTGCCAGCACCTTGAACAGTTCGAGGGCGTCCCCTTCGGACCGGAGCTGGTGCTCCGCGGGGCTGCAGAGCGGTTGTCGCCGATCCTGATGACCACGCTGGCCACCGCGCTGGCCCTGGTGCCGCTCGTGGTGATGGGAAACATCCCCGGCCACGAGATCGAGCATCCCATGGCAGTGGTGATCCTGGGCGGCCTGGTCACGTCAACGCTGGTCAACCTGTTCATCGTCCCCTCGCTGTACCTGCGTTTCGCCAAGAATGGCCGCGGACGGCGCAGGACCACCGAACTGCAACCGGCCCCTGCGGTGTAATCCGTTTCCAACCAGCATGAAAGGCACTGAGATGACGCTTCTGGCACGCCGGCTCACAGCATACGGGTCCGCGCTGCTGCTGGCCTTCGGGACGCTGACAGTGATGTCAGCACCATCAACGGCGGCAGCGCCGGCCGAAGAGCTCTGTGGTCCGGGGTCTGCGATCAATTTCGACCGGTCCGCTTTCCCGGAATCTCCGCGGATCGACAACAAGTGGTTCCCGCTCAAGCCGGGCATGCAGTACACCACACTGGGCACCGTGACCTCCGCTGACGGCGTCCACGAGCACAAGGTGGTCCACACGGTCACCGGACTGACGAAGGTGATCGACGGCGTCACCACCCGCGTGATGTGGGACCGTGACTATGCGGACGGCGAACTGGTCGAATCCGAACTCGCCTTCTTCGCGCAGACCCGCGGTGGGACTGTCTGGCTGTTCGGCGAATACCCGGAGGAATACGAAAACGGCGAGTTCGTGGGTGCCCCGAGCACCTTCATCAGCGGACTGGCCAAGGCGCAGGCGGGCATCGCCATGCCCGCGAGGCCCAAGACCGACACGCCGTCCTACGTCCAGGCATACGCACCCAAGGTCGATTTCCTCGACTGCGGGACGGTGTTCCAGAAAAACCAGGAAGTCTGCGTCCCCACCGGATGCTACGACGACGTCCTGGTGATCGACGAATACAACCCCCTGGAACCGCCTGAGGCCGGACACCAGCAGAAGTTCTATTCAGCCGGAACAGGGCTGATAAAAGTGACTGCCGTGGGAGGTGCGGACCAGGAGTTCATGGATCTGGTCAAAGTGCGGAGACTGAATGCCGAGCAGTTCGCGGCCGTCAACGAGCAGGCACTGGAACTGGACGAACGGGGCTATGAGGTCAGCCGGAGCGTCTACGCCAAGACGCCGCGGGCCGAACTCGACGACTGAGGTAAAGCACACGTCCCTCGCCGGTACATGAAGCGGGGATACAAAGAAGGAGGGCGGCACCCCTGCCGCCCTCCTTCTTTACTGTCCGGTCTCCGGTAACGGCGTCTTAGCGCACGTCCTCGTCAACCCAGTCCATGGACTTGGTGACGGCCTTCTTCCAGAGCCTCATCTGGCGGTCCTGCTCCGCCTGGTCCAGCTGCGGTTCCCAGCGCTTGTCCTCGGACCAGTTGGCCGAGCACTCCCCCAGGTCCTTCCAGAAACCTACCGCAAGCCCGGCCGCATAGGCCGCACCCAGGGCGGTGGTTTCCACGACCTTTGGCCGGATGACGGGGACGCCCAGGATGTCCGCCTGGAACTGCATCAGCGCGTCGTTGGCCACCATGCCGCCGTCGACTTTCAGCTCGGTCAGCGGAACGCCGGAGTCCGCATTGACGGCGTCCAGCACTTCCCGCGTCTGGAAGGCGGTGGCCTCCAGCGCGGCGCGGGCGATGTGGTTCCGGTTCACGAACCTGGTCAGCCCCACGATGGCGCCGCGGGCATCCGACCGCCAGTAGGGCGCGAAGAGGCCGGAGAAGGCCGGAACGATATACACGCCGCCGTTGTCCTTCACGGACGCCGCCAGCGTTTCCACCTCGGGTGCGCTGCTGATCATGCCCAGGTTGTCACGCAGCCACTGGATGAGCGAGCCGGTGACGGCGATGGAACCTTCCAGGGCGTAGTGCGGCGCCGCGTCGCCGAGCTTGTAGCCCACGGTGGTGAGCAGCCCGTTCTTGGAGTGGACGATCTCCTCACCGGTGTTGAAGATCAGGAAGCAGCCGGTGCCATACGTGTTCTTGGCCTCCCCCGCCTCGAAGGCCGCCTGGCCGAACGTGGCGGCCTGCTGGTCACCGAGGATGCCGGCTACGGGCACCTCGCGCAGGAGCTGGGAGGTGTGCACGGTGCCGTACACCTCCGAGGAGGACTTGATCTCTGGCATCATGGTCCGGGGAACACCAAAGATGCCAAGGATCTCGTCGTCCCACTGAAGGGTTTCCAGGTCCATGAACAGCGTGCGGGATGCGTTGGTGACATCCGTGACATGGGCTCCGCCGTCCACGCCGCCGGTCAGGTTCCACAGGACCCAGGAATCGGTGTTGCCGAACACCAGGTCACCGGCTTCGGCCCTGGCGCGGGCGCCGTCCACGTTATCGAGGATCCATTTGATCTTGGTCCCGGAGAAGTACGTGGCCAGCGGAAGGCCCACTTTTTGCTTGAAGCGGTCCGGCCCGCCGTCCCTGGCAAACTCGTCCACGATGTCCTGCGTGCGGGTGTCCTGCCAGACAATGGCGTTGTAGACGGCCTCACCGGTGGTCTTGTCCCACACGACGGCCGTCTCGCGCTGGTTGGTGATTCCGACGGCGGCAATGTCGTGCCTCGTCAGGTTCGCCTTCGAGAGGGCGGAAGCAATGACCTCACGGGTGTTGTTCCAGATTTCGGCAGGGTTGTGCTCCACCCAGCCGGCCTTCGGGAAGATCTGTTCGTGTTCCATCTGCCCGGAGGACACGATGCTCCCGCTGTGATCGAAGATGATGGCACGGGTGCTGGTGGTTCCCTGGTCGATGGCGATTACATACTGGTTCATGGTTGACGTCCTTGTCTGTAGTGGATTGGTGAGCAGTGGTGGGGTCAGGAGGCTGCGGTAACGATGATGGGGGCAACCCGGGCGACGAGGCCGCCCAGGGCGCCGCCGACCAGCGGGCCTACCACCGGAATCCAGGAGTAGCCCCAGTCACTCGAGCCCTTGCCCTTGATGGGCAGCAGGGCATGGGCAATGCGGGGACCGAGGTCGCGCGCGGGGTTGATGGCGTAACCGGTGGGGCCGCCCAGGGAGACGCCGATGCCGACGACGAGCAGCGCGACGGCCAGCGGGCCCAGCCCCGAGGGGGTCCCGCCCAAGGTGAGGATGACGAACACCAGGACAAAGGTGCCGATGATCTCAGTGGCCAGGTTCCAGGGGGTGGAGCGGATAGCCGGCCCGGTGGAGAAGACGCCGAGCTTGCTGGCAACTTCCTCTTCCGCGTCAAAGTGCTGCTTGTAGGCGAGCCAGCAGACCACCGCTCCAAGGAAGGCGCCGAGCATTTCGCCGCCGAAGTAGGTCAGGGTGGAGGCGACGTCGATCGGAACGTCAGGTGCATAGGGACGCTTGCCTTCGATCAGCAGACCCAGGGTCACGGCCGGATTCAGGTGCGCCCCGGACTTTGCGGCCACGAAGACGCCCGCGAAGACAGCGATGCCCCATCCCCAGGTGACCATCAGGAATCCGCCGCTGTTGCCCTTTGTCCCCCTCAGCGCAACGTTGGCGACGACGCCGCAACCCAGCAGGGTCAGCATCGCCGTTCCGAATACTTCGGAAAGGAAAACTATTCCAAGAGACATCTTTGACTCCTTTTATTTTTGATGGAGGTCCTTCGCGGGTTGAAGGACCGTGGGCCGGGGCGCGGTCCGCCCCGGCCGGCAGCCGGGCCTCAGGCGACCAGGCTGTGGGTTTCTACGCGGTGGAACCGCTGCAGGACATCCTGCGCATGCCTGATTTCTGCGGCCCGGGCTGCGGCGTTCCAGCCGAGTGGAGCCGACAAAACGTCTGCCACCTCATTGAGCAGCTCCCCCGTCACCAGGCCACGGAAGGCCAGGGAAGTCCGGCGGATGAGGACGTCCACCAGGTGTCCCACCTGCTCCTGTGCCGCCATGAACTCAAGTTCGCGGACGCTCAGTTCCCGGGTGGAATGCAGCATCCGGTCAGCGCCGGCGTCCAGGTACTCCATGACGGCTTCAGCCCGGGTGCCGTACCTGGTCAGCAGGCCCGCCGTACGGTCTGCATCACGGCCGGCGCCCATGTGGGCTTTGATCCATTTCTGGACTCCGGCCTCGTCGGCAGGGAACCCGGCGCCGCCGCCGATGGGCAGCTGCGCGGTGGAGACTTTGCGGTCCATTCCGATTTCGGCCAGGACATCGTTCGTCAGGTGTTCGGCCAACGCCCGGAATGTGGTCCATTTGCCGCCCACCAGGCTCAGTACTACAGCGCCCGTGCCGCTGTCTTTTCCGGGGCCGCGGCGCTCGATGCGGTAGTCGCGGGAAACAAAGCCGGGCTGGGTGGCATCGTGGCGGGGCAGGGGCCGCACTCCCGAGAACGTGTAAACGATCTGCTCGCGCGTGACCTCGATGTCGGGGAAAACGTGGCCGATCAGCTCAAAGAAGTACCCGATTTCCTCATCGGTGCAGACGGCATCCTCCGCCATGTCGGCGTCCACATCCGTGGTACCCACCAGGACCCGGTCCCCCATGGGATAGATCAGGACGATCCGGCCGTCGGTGTGCTCGAAGAAGATTTCCCGGCCCCGGCACGCTTCAAGCAGCCCAGGGTGGTCCAGGACGATGTGGGAACCCTTGGTGCCGCCCATGAAGGTGGAGGCCGCTCCCATTGCTTCGTTCGTGAGGTCCACCCAGGCGCCGGTGGTGTTGACGATGACGTCCGCGGTGAAGTCGAACTCCTCCCCCGTCAGTTCGTCCCGCAGCCGCACAGTGCTGCCCCGGCCGGTACCGGGATTGGGCTGTGCGGTCACGGACTGCAGCGAGACGTAGTTGCTGGCGCGTGCTGTGCTGCCCTGCCCGTTGCCTTCGCCTGTTGCGGCCAGGCCGGCCTTCTCCCCGTCCTG contains:
- a CDS encoding efflux RND transporter permease subunit codes for the protein MRRIVAASLRFRSIVIALAAALMMVGGAQLSSASVDVFPEFAPPKVEVQTACLGLTAAEVEELVSVPMEEAFNGIDGLDHMRSKSVPQLSSIVMEFENGTDLLTARQLVSERMATVIPTLPTWAAPPVMLQPLSSTSRVMKIGLSSDTRSLIEMSMISYWNIRAHLLRVPGVANVAIWGERLQMLQVQADPARLAAHNVSLESVMSSTANALDAGLLQYSSGAVIGTGGSLDTPSQSIGIRHVQPITTPEDLAQVSLEDREGKPPLKLGDVANVVEDHQQLIGDAVINGGPGLMLIVEKLPWGNTLEVTRGVEEAMKQLEPGLTGIAVDTTIFRPATFIEESLNNLGVALLLGCLLVIMVLSVFLFQWRTALVSVLAIPLSLVAAALVLYWTGGTVNTMVLAGLVIAVGVVVDDAIIDVENIVRRLRHHRATGGSESTARVVVNASLEVRGPIVYATLIIVAATVPIFFLDGLTGAFFRPLATAYTLAVFASMLVALTVTPALAYIFLRNAKLEDRDPPVVRVLKRWYSKALRPIVRRPVPGYLSLAALGVVGIVAAPLLGQSLLPSFKERDFLMHWLTQPGTSNAEEVRVSQLACKELMTIQGVNNCGSHTGQAFNADEVVGVYFGENWISVDPGVDYDATLKSVESVVAGYPGIQRDVQTYLKERIREVLTGTGYAVVVRVYGDDLSILRQEADKIKEILGGIDGAIGAKVALQANIPQIDVEVNLEAANRYGLKPGDVRRAAATMVAGEEVGDIYRDGKAYDVQVWSPPEVRTSVTSIENLVLDTPSGQKIRLADVAAVSVKPTPNVIERSEGSRRIDVSANVKEGDLAKVVEKLQNGMESIQFPVGYSAVVLGEYAERQAASQRLLLYSIVAVIVVYLLLQAAFRSWRLATLAILTLPVALVGGIIAAHLSGGVLSLGSLVGFLTLMGIAARNGILLINHCQHLEQFEGVPFGPELVLRGAAERLSPILMTTLATALALVPLVVMGNIPGHEIEHPMAVVILGGLVTSTLVNLFIVPSLYLRFAKNGRGRRRTTELQPAPAV
- the glpK gene encoding glycerol kinase GlpK, yielding MNQYVIAIDQGTTSTRAIIFDHSGSIVSSGQMEHEQIFPKAGWVEHNPAEIWNNTREVIASALSKANLTRHDIAAVGITNQRETAVVWDKTTGEAVYNAIVWQDTRTQDIVDEFARDGGPDRFKQKVGLPLATYFSGTKIKWILDNVDGARARAEAGDLVFGNTDSWVLWNLTGGVDGGAHVTDVTNASRTLFMDLETLQWDDEILGIFGVPRTMMPEIKSSSEVYGTVHTSQLLREVPVAGILGDQQAATFGQAAFEAGEAKNTYGTGCFLIFNTGEEIVHSKNGLLTTVGYKLGDAAPHYALEGSIAVTGSLIQWLRDNLGMISSAPEVETLAASVKDNGGVYIVPAFSGLFAPYWRSDARGAIVGLTRFVNRNHIARAALEATAFQTREVLDAVNADSGVPLTELKVDGGMVANDALMQFQADILGVPVIRPKVVETTALGAAYAAGLAVGFWKDLGECSANWSEDKRWEPQLDQAEQDRQMRLWKKAVTKSMDWVDEDVR
- a CDS encoding MIP/aquaporin family protein — protein: MSLGIVFLSEVFGTAMLTLLGCGVVANVALRGTKGNSGGFLMVTWGWGIAVFAGVFVAAKSGAHLNPAVTLGLLIEGKRPYAPDVPIDVASTLTYFGGEMLGAFLGAVVCWLAYKQHFDAEEEVASKLGVFSTGPAIRSTPWNLATEIIGTFVLVFVILTLGGTPSGLGPLAVALLVVGIGVSLGGPTGYAINPARDLGPRIAHALLPIKGKGSSDWGYSWIPVVGPLVGGALGGLVARVAPIIVTAAS
- a CDS encoding glycerol-3-phosphate dehydrogenase/oxidase translates to MCGRATQSPKGVVLGPKDLNVQPFASAAKPGAGQPGVERSSVHHLRRRPHAKVLVVGGGINGVGTFRDLALQGVDVALVERGDYCQGASGASSHMIHGGIRYLENGEFRLVQESVVERNRLLRIAPHYVKPLQTTIPIFSTFSGVLSAPLRFLTHKQHGRPKERGAFLIKLGLSLYDSFSRDGGSVPRHQFLTGKRALAELPSLRPDVKYTATYFDASVHNPERLTLDVLQDGEKAGLAATGEGNGQGSTARASNYVSLQSVTAQPNPGTGRGSTVRLRDELTGEEFDFTADVIVNTTGAWVDLTNEAMGAASTFMGGTKGSHIVLDHPGLLEACRGREIFFEHTDGRIVLIYPMGDRVLVGTTDVDADMAEDAVCTDEEIGYFFELIGHVFPDIEVTREQIVYTFSGVRPLPRHDATQPGFVSRDYRIERRGPGKDSGTGAVVLSLVGGKWTTFRALAEHLTNDVLAEIGMDRKVSTAQLPIGGGAGFPADEAGVQKWIKAHMGAGRDADRTAGLLTRYGTRAEAVMEYLDAGADRMLHSTRELSVRELEFMAAQEQVGHLVDVLIRRTSLAFRGLVTGELLNEVADVLSAPLGWNAAARAAEIRHAQDVLQRFHRVETHSLVA